A genomic segment from Tolypothrix sp. NIES-4075 encodes:
- a CDS encoding Crp/Fnr family transcriptional regulator produces the protein MPAKLFAVLGGRIEIKKTAATGKETILRILPAGELFAAPALFGDGVAPATVVAEQDCQILTIERTTLLEMIQNTPELALQIIAVLTERLQLLHQVVHGLASERAMVRLAQFIQAAAIAEGTDVTEHGLQLRSRLPYYQIARSIGITYEECVRLFKQIQAVVIYQRGGKILVLDQMKLDAIAQGEYLL, from the coding sequence TTGCCTGCTAAACTCTTTGCTGTTCTGGGTGGCAGAATTGAAATCAAGAAAACCGCTGCTACAGGTAAAGAAACGATTTTGCGAATCTTACCTGCTGGAGAACTTTTTGCTGCGCCTGCACTATTTGGCGATGGTGTGGCTCCGGCAACGGTGGTGGCTGAACAGGACTGTCAAATTCTCACGATTGAACGCACTACTCTACTAGAAATGATTCAGAACACTCCAGAATTGGCATTGCAGATTATTGCAGTCCTGACTGAGCGCCTCCAACTTCTGCATCAAGTTGTGCATGGATTGGCTTCGGAGCGGGCGATGGTGCGGTTGGCGCAATTTATACAGGCGGCTGCGATCGCAGAAGGAACAGATGTAACGGAACATGGATTACAGTTGCGATCGCGTTTGCCCTACTACCAAATTGCTCGTAGCATCGGGATTACGTATGAAGAATGTGTACGACTGTTTAAGCAGATTCAGGCAGTTGTCATTTACCAGCGAGGCGGTAAGATTCTGGTGTTAGACCAAATGAAGTTAGATGCGATCGCTCAAGGTGAGTATTTGCTGTGA
- a CDS encoding NAD-dependent epimerase/dehydratase family protein: MKIFVAGATGVIGRPLIAQLLAKGHDVVALTRSPENAQTLAEQGVEPAIADVFDADAVKAALVRAQPEVVIEQLTALPKTYTGESMSAAAPLNHRIRVEGGANVLAAAQAAGVRRYLRQSIAFWGVPGTGLADEETPLSLDASPAVAADAHTVTEIEHRLLEASNLEGIVLRYGFFYGTGTWFNNDGDVANQVRQQQFPIVGNGEGVWSWLHVEDAAIATVAAAERGNPGIYLITDDRPLQVREWLPAFARWLNAPPPPQISVEEALEIGGADAVYYGTQMRGASNAKAKRELNFQPRPLEWLVGNAVAHAS; encoded by the coding sequence ATGAAGATTTTTGTCGCAGGGGCAACGGGAGTGATTGGTCGTCCGCTAATCGCCCAATTGCTGGCTAAAGGTCACGATGTAGTTGCCTTGACCCGTTCTCCAGAAAACGCGCAAACTTTAGCTGAACAAGGTGTAGAACCAGCGATCGCAGATGTATTTGATGCTGATGCTGTCAAAGCGGCTCTTGTTCGCGCTCAACCGGAAGTGGTGATTGAACAACTCACCGCTCTACCCAAAACCTACACTGGCGAATCGATGAGTGCTGCTGCACCACTCAACCATCGTATTCGTGTAGAAGGGGGTGCTAATGTGCTAGCAGCAGCACAAGCGGCAGGCGTGCGGCGATATCTGAGGCAGTCGATCGCATTCTGGGGGGTTCCTGGTACGGGATTGGCAGATGAAGAAACACCGCTATCCTTGGATGCTTCCCCCGCAGTTGCGGCAGATGCACATACAGTGACCGAAATTGAGCATCGCCTCCTGGAAGCGTCAAACCTAGAAGGGATTGTCCTGCGCTATGGCTTCTTCTACGGGACTGGCACTTGGTTTAATAATGATGGCGACGTTGCAAACCAAGTACGACAGCAACAATTCCCAATTGTGGGGAATGGGGAAGGCGTATGGTCATGGTTACACGTTGAGGATGCAGCGATCGCTACAGTTGCAGCAGCAGAGCGAGGTAATCCCGGCATTTACCTAATTACGGACGATCGCCCCTTACAAGTGCGCGAGTGGCTCCCGGCTTTTGCTCGTTGGTTGAATGCGCCACCACCTCCCCAGATATCAGTTGAAGAGGCTCTAGAAATCGGTGGTGCAGATGCTGTTTACTACGGTACTCAAATGCGCGGCGCATCAAACGCCAAGGCAAAACGCGAACTGAATTTTCAGCCGCGACCTTTGGAATGGCTGGTGGGAAATGCTGTAGCTCATGCCAGTTAG
- a CDS encoding nitroreductase, whose amino-acid sequence MFDLDQTIKDRHSTRKFLSQPVPRALLDEALALAQLAPSNSNIQPWRLVFAQGGCRDRLQEALLNQAKQQPNISPLPSAFQHYRQELGAQVYGAMGITRDDKANRQLAVLRNYEFFGAPMVAIVCMHQDLGVADALSVGMYLQTLVLSLTARGIGTCVEVSLATYPEIIRNELNISPELLIICGLAVGYSDPDFPANHLHISRESVEKNVSFQGD is encoded by the coding sequence ATGTTTGATCTTGACCAAACTATAAAAGACCGACACTCAACACGGAAATTCTTATCCCAACCAGTGCCACGGGCTTTGCTTGATGAAGCCCTGGCTCTAGCGCAGCTTGCGCCGTCGAATTCAAACATCCAGCCGTGGCGGTTGGTGTTTGCCCAAGGCGGATGCCGCGATCGCTTGCAAGAGGCTTTGCTAAACCAAGCCAAGCAGCAGCCCAACATCTCTCCTCTGCCTTCCGCCTTCCAGCATTACCGCCAGGAACTGGGAGCGCAAGTCTACGGGGCGATGGGGATTACTCGTGACGATAAAGCGAACAGACAGTTGGCCGTTCTGCGTAATTACGAATTTTTTGGCGCACCAATGGTTGCTATTGTCTGTATGCATCAAGATTTGGGCGTTGCCGATGCTTTAAGTGTGGGGATGTATTTACAAACGCTGGTGTTAAGCCTAACCGCTCGTGGCATTGGCACCTGCGTAGAGGTTTCGCTAGCGACTTATCCCGAAATCATCCGCAACGAGTTGAACATCTCACCGGAATTATTAATCATTTGTGGTTTAGCCGTTGGCTATTCCGATCCTGATTTTCCCGCTAATCATCTGCATATAAGCCGTGAGTCCGTTGAGAAAAACGTCTCGTTTCAGGGCGATTGA
- a CDS encoding universal stress protein: MFRKILAAIDRSPNGNAVFDEALTLAKATKGSLMLLHILSSEEKDSPQTPTLLTLEYHPLNGELLEDYWKQWQTYEEEGFKLLRSYTEQATNAGVSTEFTQNSGNPSRNICEIARTWGADLIVIGRRGHSGLNELILGSVSNYVFHHAPCSVHVVYTPVPLKSEVPVVNEAQVVH; this comes from the coding sequence ATGTTTAGAAAGATTCTAGCTGCAATTGACCGCTCCCCAAATGGTAATGCTGTTTTTGATGAAGCGCTTACTCTAGCAAAGGCAACTAAAGGAAGCCTGATGCTGTTGCATATCCTATCTAGTGAAGAAAAGGATAGCCCTCAAACACCTACACTGCTTACTCTCGAATATCATCCATTGAATGGAGAACTTCTAGAGGATTATTGGAAGCAGTGGCAAACTTACGAAGAAGAGGGTTTCAAATTATTGCGATCGTATACAGAGCAAGCAACCAATGCCGGGGTAAGTACTGAATTCACCCAAAATTCTGGCAATCCCAGTCGGAATATCTGTGAAATTGCTCGAACTTGGGGCGCTGACTTAATTGTGATCGGTCGTCGAGGACATTCTGGTTTGAATGAGTTGATTTTAGGCAGCGTGAGTAATTATGTTTTTCACCATGCTCCTTGTTCGGTGCATGTTGTTTATACTCCAGTTCCTCTTAAATCTGAAGTCCCCGTAGTCAATGAAGCTCAAGTAGTTCATTAA
- a CDS encoding GMC family oxidoreductase yields MTYYDYIVIGAGSAGCVVANRLTEDPETTVLLLEAGNPDTKPEIHIPLDCTTLLGTEVDWGYFCEPEPYLNNRQIFCPRGKVLGGSSSINFLVYIRGNASDYDRWESLGNPGWSYQDVLPYFKKSEHQQRGSDAYHGVDGELSVTDVISPAPISQRFVDAAVALGYDYNPDFNGIKQEGVGPIQLTVKDGKRHSTAAAFLVPILDRPNLTVQTGALVTRLLFEGTRAVGVEYLREGMLHQVRVNQEVIVSAGSFDSPKLLMLSGIGDRAKLQAMRIPVVAHLPGVGQNLQDHILIPVPYEATVDLHTATTSNGCAEVGLFLHSENNQEAAPDLELIFGPLMWAPPGYPNSGLGFTGLIALVHPENIGSVSLRSPDPKDTPVIRLNYLQSQSDVQKLVAGVKLMRQLFQTSAFDEFRGREVAPGADVTDDVALVAYIRENCGTVFHPIGTCKMGTDSMAVVDFQLRVYGVEGLRVVDASIMPTLNTGHTNAPTIMIGEKAADLIKAAGSVSKPAQKAIAK; encoded by the coding sequence ATGACTTACTATGACTATATTGTGATTGGTGCTGGGTCAGCAGGCTGCGTGGTTGCTAACCGTCTGACCGAAGACCCTGAAACAACAGTGTTATTGCTCGAAGCAGGCAATCCAGATACAAAACCAGAGATTCACATTCCGTTAGACTGCACAACTCTACTTGGCACCGAGGTAGACTGGGGATACTTCTGTGAACCAGAGCCGTATCTCAACAATCGCCAAATCTTTTGTCCTCGTGGTAAAGTCTTAGGGGGCAGCAGTTCGATTAATTTTCTGGTGTATATCCGGGGCAATGCTAGCGATTACGATCGCTGGGAGTCACTAGGGAACCCTGGTTGGAGTTACCAAGATGTCCTGCCCTACTTCAAGAAATCTGAACACCAGCAACGCGGATCTGACGCATATCATGGCGTAGATGGGGAATTGAGCGTTACTGATGTTATCTCCCCTGCTCCCATCTCCCAACGATTTGTTGATGCAGCCGTGGCATTAGGATACGATTACAACCCTGATTTCAATGGCATAAAACAGGAAGGAGTGGGGCCGATTCAGTTGACGGTCAAAGACGGGAAACGGCACAGTACTGCTGCGGCATTTCTTGTGCCGATTTTGGATCGTCCGAACTTAACGGTGCAAACGGGTGCGTTAGTGACTCGGTTATTATTTGAAGGCACTCGCGCCGTTGGGGTGGAATATCTGCGTGAGGGAATGCTGCATCAGGTCAGAGTTAATCAGGAAGTAATTGTCAGTGCCGGCTCTTTTGACTCGCCCAAGTTGCTAATGCTTTCTGGCATTGGAGATAGAGCAAAATTACAAGCAATGAGAATTCCTGTGGTGGCTCATTTACCCGGTGTGGGTCAAAATCTGCAAGACCACATTCTCATTCCTGTGCCCTACGAAGCAACTGTTGATTTACACACGGCAACGACTAGCAATGGCTGTGCTGAAGTTGGATTGTTTTTGCATAGCGAGAACAATCAAGAGGCTGCGCCAGATTTAGAATTAATCTTTGGCCCATTGATGTGGGCACCTCCTGGCTATCCTAACTCTGGTTTGGGCTTCACTGGTCTAATTGCTTTAGTTCATCCTGAAAACATTGGCAGTGTCAGTTTGCGATCGCCCGATCCCAAAGACACACCAGTGATTCGGCTAAACTATCTGCAAAGTCAATCCGATGTGCAAAAGCTCGTTGCCGGAGTTAAATTAATGCGCCAATTGTTCCAGACCAGTGCTTTTGATGAATTTCGCGGTCGGGAAGTTGCTCCGGGGGCTGATGTAACTGACGATGTAGCACTCGTTGCATACATCCGGGAAAATTGCGGTACGGTGTTTCATCCAATCGGCACCTGTAAAATGGGTACGGACTCAATGGCAGTTGTAGACTTCCAACTGCGGGTCTATGGAGTTGAAGGGTTGCGAGTTGTCGATGCTTCCATTATGCCAACTCTAAATACAGGGCATACAAACGCACCCACAATTATGATCGGCGAAAAAGCAGCCGATTTAATTAAAGCAGCAGGTAGCGTTTCTAAGCCAGCACAGAAAGCAATTGCCAAGTGA
- a CDS encoding DsbA family protein, with translation MSQTSDGDRLLMPISEHDHTQGGMDASVILVEYGDYQCLSCGEVNRMIQEIQQQSQFCFVFRHFPRTHLHPQAQKAAEAAEAAAAQNKFWQMHNLLFANQSALNNGYLLEYANQIQLDIARFLRDMTDHVHTERVIQNIQGGIQSGVISTPALFVNGVRYRDAWDTQRLLAAIL, from the coding sequence ATGAGTCAGACAAGTGATGGTGACAGGCTGCTCATGCCTATTTCAGAACACGATCATACCCAAGGAGGAATGGATGCGTCAGTAATTTTAGTGGAATACGGTGATTATCAATGTCTTTCCTGTGGTGAGGTTAACAGGATGATTCAAGAGATTCAGCAACAGAGCCAATTTTGCTTTGTATTCCGCCATTTCCCCCGTACACACCTTCATCCCCAAGCACAAAAGGCAGCAGAAGCAGCAGAAGCAGCCGCCGCGCAAAATAAGTTTTGGCAAATGCACAATCTCTTATTTGCGAATCAATCCGCACTTAACAATGGCTATCTTCTAGAATATGCCAATCAGATACAGCTTGACATTGCTCGATTCCTTCGGGATATGACAGACCATGTTCATACTGAACGGGTCATTCAAAACATTCAAGGTGGCATACAAAGCGGTGTCATTAGTACACCAGCTTTATTTGTCAACGGAGTTCGCTATAGGGATGCATGGGATACACAGAGACTACTCGCAGCGATTCTCTAG
- a CDS encoding response regulator, with translation MTHRLTATPDSSAIRILIGDDHPFMREGLTAVLDYKPDMTVVGQACNGYEAVELFRQHQPDVTLMDLRMPELSGVDAIATICAEFAHARIIVLTTYDGDEDIYRGLRAGAKGYVLKDAEPEELLTAIRAVHNGQQYIPPAVGAKLVERMRSPELSDRELEVLRLMATGKSNLEISIALAIAEGTVKFHVKNILSKLAVSDRTQAMIVALKRGIITL, from the coding sequence ATGACGCACCGCTTAACCGCGACACCTGACTCCTCTGCAATCCGCATCTTGATTGGCGACGATCATCCATTTATGCGAGAGGGTCTAACAGCCGTACTCGATTATAAACCGGATATGACCGTAGTTGGGCAAGCCTGCAACGGTTACGAAGCAGTAGAATTGTTCCGCCAACATCAACCCGATGTTACATTGATGGATTTGCGGATGCCTGAATTGAGTGGCGTTGACGCGATCGCTACCATCTGTGCTGAGTTTGCCCACGCTCGGATTATTGTCTTAACAACCTACGACGGTGACGAAGACATCTATCGGGGACTGCGAGCCGGCGCAAAAGGCTATGTCTTAAAAGATGCAGAACCAGAGGAACTACTGACAGCAATTCGGGCAGTTCATAACGGTCAGCAGTACATCCCCCCTGCCGTGGGAGCAAAACTGGTAGAGCGGATGCGGAGTCCAGAACTAAGCGATCGCGAGTTGGAAGTGCTGCGCTTGATGGCAACGGGTAAGAGTAATTTAGAGATTAGCATTGCCTTGGCGATCGCTGAGGGAACGGTTAAATTTCATGTGAAAAATATTTTGAGTAAATTGGCAGTGAGCGATCGGACTCAAGCGATGATTGTTGCACTCAAGCGCGGTATTATTACACTTTAA
- a CDS encoding hexameric tyrosine-coordinated heme protein: MDNVIAPTNSPVVRPPEVTLVPNNSLLTETPEEGRQLAVKMARLVIKLTQPDEEKRNQLREVYGNDAMMLIAVGQTVATEFATIAAANNYWRK, encoded by the coding sequence ATGGATAATGTAATAGCCCCGACTAATTCACCTGTTGTAAGACCACCCGAAGTTACATTGGTTCCTAATAACTCACTATTGACTGAGACACCAGAAGAAGGACGACAATTGGCAGTTAAAATGGCACGGCTAGTTATTAAACTGACTCAGCCGGATGAAGAAAAACGCAACCAATTGCGAGAGGTTTATGGCAATGATGCCATGATGCTGATTGCAGTTGGACAGACGGTTGCAACAGAGTTTGCCACGATCGCAGCTGCTAATAACTACTGGCGGAAGTAA
- a CDS encoding SDR family oxidoreductase, translated as MNDRWTLTGKKALITGATKGIGRAIAQEFLWLGAEVAIVARHQDTLSQVLESWQKSGWHAHGIAADVATAEGRQQILEFTQIQLGHHLDILVNNVGTNIRKQAWEYSEEEYTTIFETNLTSVFELCRLSYSLLKQNTDASIVNIGSVAGLTALRTGVPYGMTKAALVQLTRGLAVEWAKDKIRVNAIAPWYIQTPLAQPVLDNPEFLSQVKARTPMGRVGQPEEIAGLAAFLCMPTASYITGQCIAVDGGFTAFGF; from the coding sequence ATGAACGATCGCTGGACACTAACAGGTAAAAAGGCATTAATCACCGGAGCCACAAAAGGGATTGGACGAGCGATCGCTCAAGAATTTCTCTGGCTGGGTGCTGAAGTAGCGATCGTTGCTCGCCATCAAGACACTCTATCCCAAGTGCTGGAATCATGGCAGAAATCGGGTTGGCACGCTCACGGAATTGCCGCAGATGTGGCAACGGCTGAAGGTAGGCAACAAATTCTGGAATTTACCCAAATTCAATTAGGACACCATCTGGATATTTTGGTGAATAACGTTGGCACTAACATTCGCAAGCAAGCATGGGAATATTCTGAGGAAGAATATACAACCATCTTTGAAACTAACCTAACTTCGGTGTTTGAACTGTGCCGACTCAGTTATTCACTATTAAAGCAAAATACAGATGCTAGTATTGTTAACATTGGTTCCGTTGCTGGACTAACTGCACTGCGTACTGGTGTTCCCTATGGCATGACAAAGGCGGCATTAGTGCAATTAACTCGCGGATTAGCTGTGGAATGGGCGAAGGATAAGATTCGAGTCAATGCGATCGCTCCCTGGTATATTCAAACTCCTTTAGCGCAGCCAGTGTTAGACAATCCTGAATTTCTGAGTCAAGTGAAAGCCCGAACCCCAATGGGGCGCGTGGGACAACCTGAAGAAATTGCTGGACTCGCGGCGTTTTTATGTATGCCTACTGCCAGCTATATTACTGGGCAATGTATTGCTGTAGACGGTGGATTTACAGCCTTTGGATTTTGA
- a CDS encoding restriction endonuclease, producing the protein MPILTVETLCSEAAIFSAAESQHPEPILYGVTDGKAVGTYLEQKFRLYLKGKYEFLEGNSASGIDFPGLLVDVKVTSIRQPQSSCPFKSARQKIFGLGYSLIIFVYDKADNSTSRTATLSILHTIYVAAERTADFQMTRGVRNILDNEGNKDDLIAFMLDRNLPVDEIEAANIADEIFANPPIQGFLTISNALQWRLQYGRVIERAGQEAGVVAVYRAIL; encoded by the coding sequence ATGCCAATCTTGACGGTAGAAACCCTATGCTCTGAAGCTGCAATCTTTTCGGCAGCCGAGTCCCAGCATCCAGAACCCATTCTTTACGGTGTCACAGACGGTAAAGCTGTTGGAACGTATTTAGAGCAGAAGTTTAGACTTTATCTAAAAGGAAAATATGAGTTTTTGGAAGGTAATTCAGCAAGTGGAATCGACTTTCCTGGTTTGCTTGTTGACGTAAAAGTAACCAGCATTAGACAACCTCAGTCGTCATGTCCCTTTAAATCTGCACGACAAAAGATTTTTGGTCTTGGATATTCGCTGATTATTTTTGTTTACGACAAGGCAGACAACAGTACAAGCCGAACAGCAACTTTAAGTATTCTACACACGATTTATGTAGCTGCTGAAAGAACAGCAGATTTCCAGATGACTCGCGGAGTTCGTAATATTTTGGATAATGAAGGCAATAAAGATGATTTGATTGCATTTATGCTGGATCGAAACCTGCCTGTTGATGAGATTGAAGCAGCAAACATTGCGGATGAAATATTTGCGAATCCTCCAATCCAAGGATTTTTAACAATTTCCAATGCTTTGCAATGGCGGCTTCAATATGGAAGAGTCATTGAGCGTGCTGGGCAAGAAGCCGGTGTAGTTGCTGTTTATAGGGCAATCTTATGA
- a CDS encoding class I SAM-dependent methyltransferase, translating to MIQIPAKLKAEYGDFQTPSELAEKICHKLLELDVIPDVIVEPTCGIGNFIQAAANSFPSASKIIGLEINQDYIQEISKNNQLLNDQRIQVKQGNFFEFDWSSLSDEFNGKILILGNFPWVTNSQQGLIGGENLPKKNNFQNHKGLEAITGKSNFDISEWMLIHSIQWLQKHEAYLAMLCKTSVSRKLLNYIYSQSLNLAYCATYKIDAKKYFNATVDACLLFCQFDLNSQNYFCDVFNNLNSNNYYRIGYRNNTQIRDVISFDKLQDLHNPKISLKWRSGIKHDSSVVMELSKVNDIFTNGLGEVVDIEETYLFPLAKGSDVAQNRTKRLNRYVLVTQTYIGETTEYIRDLAPKTWEYLENHSEYLDNRKSKIYKNSFRFSIFGVGSYTFAPWKIAISGLYKKLDFRLVGKMDGKAIVFDDTVYFLSFDDEQVASQIFALLTSTPAIEFYSSLIFWDEKRPIKSSILNTLNLSALAKRLSIDL from the coding sequence ATGATTCAGATTCCTGCAAAGCTGAAAGCGGAGTATGGAGACTTTCAAACTCCATCAGAGTTAGCTGAAAAAATTTGCCATAAACTACTAGAGCTTGATGTAATTCCTGATGTGATTGTTGAGCCAACCTGTGGTATTGGCAACTTTATTCAAGCTGCCGCAAATTCGTTTCCATCGGCAAGTAAAATCATTGGATTGGAAATAAATCAAGACTATATACAAGAGATTAGCAAAAACAATCAGCTTTTAAACGATCAAAGAATCCAAGTTAAGCAAGGAAATTTTTTTGAGTTTGATTGGTCATCATTAAGTGATGAGTTTAATGGAAAAATCTTGATACTAGGAAACTTCCCTTGGGTTACTAACTCTCAACAAGGTTTAATAGGTGGCGAAAATTTACCCAAAAAAAACAATTTTCAGAATCATAAAGGTTTAGAGGCAATCACAGGCAAGAGCAATTTTGATATTTCTGAGTGGATGTTAATTCATTCAATTCAGTGGTTGCAAAAGCATGAAGCTTATCTGGCAATGTTATGCAAAACTTCTGTTTCAAGAAAATTATTGAATTACATTTATTCCCAAAGTTTAAATCTTGCTTATTGTGCAACTTACAAAATAGATGCAAAAAAATATTTTAATGCAACTGTTGATGCTTGTCTTCTATTTTGCCAATTTGACTTAAATTCGCAAAACTATTTTTGTGATGTGTTTAATAATCTTAACTCCAATAATTATTACCGAATAGGTTATCGTAACAACACTCAAATTAGAGATGTAATATCTTTCGATAAGCTACAAGATTTACATAATCCGAAGATAAGCTTAAAATGGCGATCTGGCATTAAGCATGATTCTTCTGTTGTCATGGAACTTTCTAAAGTTAATGATATTTTTACCAATGGACTAGGAGAAGTTGTCGATATTGAGGAGACTTATCTGTTTCCTTTGGCTAAGGGTTCTGATGTCGCTCAGAATCGGACAAAAAGGCTTAATCGATATGTTTTAGTTACTCAAACATATATTGGTGAAACAACAGAGTATATCAGAGACTTAGCTCCTAAAACTTGGGAGTATTTAGAGAATCATTCAGAATATTTAGATAATAGAAAAAGCAAAATTTATAAAAACAGTTTCCGTTTTTCTATATTTGGAGTTGGCTCATACACATTCGCTCCCTGGAAAATTGCAATTTCTGGACTTTATAAAAAACTAGATTTTAGGCTGGTTGGAAAAATGGATGGTAAAGCTATTGTCTTTGATGATACTGTCTATTTCCTAAGTTTTGATGACGAACAAGTTGCTAGCCAAATATTTGCACTTTTGACTTCTACACCAGCAATAGAGTTCTACTCTTCTCTAATTTTTTGGGATGAAAAGCGTCCAATTAAGTCTAGTATCTTGAACACCTTAAATTTATCTGCTTTAGCAAAAAGACTATCGATAGATTTGTAA
- a CDS encoding SDR family oxidoreductase has product MNHTLKNKRALITGGSRGIGAAIVKRLASEGADVAFTYASSPDRANEIVQAAQALGVQALAIQADSAEASAVVAAVEDTVNKLGGIDILVNNAGVLAIGAIDDFKLADFDRTFAINVRAVFVATQAAVKHMKEGGRIINIGSTNAERMPFAGGGVYAMSKSALQGLVQGLSRDLGPRGITINNVQPGPIATEMNPSEGEFAEMLKKHIAVVRYGTVEEVAGLVAYLASPESGYITGANLMIDGGFSA; this is encoded by the coding sequence ATGAACCATACGCTTAAGAATAAACGCGCACTCATTACCGGAGGCAGTCGCGGTATCGGGGCAGCGATCGTCAAGCGTTTAGCAAGTGAAGGTGCTGATGTCGCTTTCACCTATGCCAGCTCACCCGATCGCGCGAACGAAATCGTCCAGGCAGCGCAAGCATTAGGTGTCCAAGCTCTTGCTATCCAAGCTGACAGTGCCGAAGCTAGTGCAGTGGTTGCCGCTGTTGAGGACACTGTAAATAAATTGGGCGGCATTGATATTCTCGTCAACAATGCAGGCGTGCTGGCGATCGGGGCGATCGACGATTTCAAGCTGGCGGACTTTGATCGAACCTTTGCCATTAACGTGCGTGCCGTATTTGTGGCGACGCAAGCCGCAGTCAAGCACATGAAAGAGGGCGGACGCATTATCAACATCGGTAGCACCAACGCCGAACGGATGCCATTTGCTGGTGGCGGCGTTTATGCCATGAGCAAATCTGCTCTACAAGGGCTTGTGCAAGGACTGTCACGTGACCTCGGTCCGCGCGGGATTACGATCAATAACGTGCAGCCCGGGCCGATCGCTACAGAGATGAATCCCTCGGAGGGTGAGTTTGCCGAAATGCTCAAAAAACACATTGCGGTAGTCCGCTACGGCACCGTTGAAGAGGTTGCGGGATTAGTTGCTTATCTAGCTAGCCCTGAATCCGGTTACATCACCGGGGCAAACCTGATGATTGACGGAGGGTTCAGCGCATAA
- a CDS encoding globin family protein: MSLNIELLESSFLQIKAQETEFMAHFYKTLFADYPEVKPLFANTHMGKQAKQLFKSLVMVVENLRNPDVLSNALEGLGTRHVKYGVLPKHYPMVGSTLLKTFSIYLGSAWTPNTEQAWIEAYTVVTELMLSGVDGNVNKV, from the coding sequence ATGTCTTTAAACATTGAATTGTTGGAATCCAGTTTTTTGCAGATTAAAGCCCAGGAAACCGAGTTTATGGCTCACTTCTATAAAACTTTGTTTGCGGACTATCCAGAGGTCAAGCCACTGTTTGCTAATACTCACATGGGAAAGCAAGCCAAGCAACTTTTCAAATCACTTGTTATGGTTGTAGAAAATCTCCGCAACCCCGACGTTTTGTCTAATGCACTTGAGGGACTAGGAACTCGACATGTTAAGTATGGCGTGCTGCCTAAACATTATCCGATGGTAGGTAGTACGTTGTTAAAAACGTTTTCGATTTACTTGGGGAGTGCCTGGACACCGAATACTGAGCAGGCATGGATTGAGGCGTATACAGTCGTGACTGAATTAATGTTGAGCGGTGTTGATGGAAACGTCAACAAAGTATGA